Proteins encoded by one window of Elephas maximus indicus isolate mEleMax1 chromosome 5, mEleMax1 primary haplotype, whole genome shotgun sequence:
- the LOC126077377 gene encoding uncharacterized protein LOC126077377, whose amino-acid sequence MSELPERFECRSHEGQVRQARTPCYAVLKVPTISQAWQPVTLPPPVSPTAAPVPHLDPCCGPVADTHELPTGLTSIPCSSPWQPGIECQPGSGSQRPLHPGRVNCSHAGVSIFNLERPPPGDSQACTHTFPLAKPHHTCCFSSFWSQPHQVPFTSPGSPGEWPWEPCFTDYAKAFNCVDHNKIWITLQRMGIPECLIVLMRNLYIDQEAVVQTEQGDTDWFEVRKGVCQGCILSPYLFNLCAEQIIREAGLYEEEQGIRIGGRLINNPRYADDTTLLAESEEDLKHLLMEIKDHSLQYRLHLSIKKTKILTTGVMSNSMINRDKIEVIKDFILHGSTINSHGSSSQEIKRHIALGKSAAKDLLKC is encoded by the coding sequence ATGTCAGAATTGCCCGAGAGATTTGAATGCCGGTCACACGAGGGCCAAGTGCGCCAAGCTCGGACCCCCTGCTATGCAGTATTAAAGGTCCCCACAATCAGCCAGGCTTGGCAACCCGTTACCCTGCCACCTCCAGTCTCACCGACCGCTGCCCCTGTGCCGCATCTTGATCCTTGCTGCGGGCCTGTTGCTGACACACATGAACTTCCCACTGGGCTCACGAGCATCCCCTGCAGTTCCCCTTGGCAGCCAGGCATTGAGTGCCAGCCCGGTTCTGGGTCACAGCGGCCACTCCATCCAGGCCGTGTGAACTGCAGCCATGCAGGGGTGTCTATCTTTAACCTGGAAAGGCCCCCACCCGGAGATTCtcaggcatgcacacacacattcccACTAGCAAAACCTCACCACAcctgttgtttttcttctttctggtcACAGCCACACCAAGTCCCTTTTACTTCTCCTGGAAGTCCAGGTGAGTGGCCTTGGGAGccttgttttactgactatgcaaaggcattcaactgtgtggatcataacaaaatatggataacactgcaaagaatgggaattccagaatgcttaattgtgctcatgaggaacctttacatagatcaggaggcagttgttcagacagaacaaggggatactgattggtttgaagtcagaaaaggtgtgtgccagggttgtattctttcaccatacttattcaatctgtgtgctgagcaaataatccgagaagctggactgtatgaagaagaacagggcatcaggattggaggaagactcattaacaacccacgttatgcagatgacacaaccttgcttgctgaaagtgaagaggacttgaagcacttactgatggaaatcaaagaccacagccttcagtatagattacacctcagcataaagaaaacaaaaatcctcacaactggagtaatgagcaacagcatgataaacagagataagattgaagttatcaaggatttcattttacatggatccacaatcaacagccatggaagcagcagccaagaaatcaaacgacacattgcactgggtaaatctgctgcaaaggacctcttaaagtgttga